One segment of Meriones unguiculatus strain TT.TT164.6M chromosome X, Bangor_MerUng_6.1, whole genome shotgun sequence DNA contains the following:
- the Tent5d gene encoding terminal nucleotidyltransferase 5D, which produces MSEIRFSNLTWDHIITLDRVLDEVIPVHGRGNFPTLEVKPKDIVHVVKVQLIKQGIIVKDTRLNGSTASYILASHNGISYKDLDIIFGVDLPSDEEFHVVKDAVLGCLLDFLPKGVKKEKITPKTMKEAYVQKMVKICNNQDRWSLISLSNNTGKNVELKFVNSLRRQFEFSVDSFQILLDSMLDFYSVPNAKLTKESCPVVVAESMYGDFQEAMIHLKYKLISTRKPEEIRGGGLLKYSNLLVRDFKPACKTEIKTLERYMCSRFFIDFPDVAEQQKKIESYLRNHFIGEEKNKYDYLMTLHGVVNQSTVCLMGYERRQTLNMITLLALKVLGEQNILPSTDNVTCFYQPAPYLVLERGYPSYYVASGPPFVYYQPCPPLRFPMQNGMM; this is translated from the coding sequence ATGTCAGAGATCAGATTCAGCAATCTCACTTGGGATCACATCATAACACTGGATCGAGTGTTAGATGAAGTAATCCCAGTTCATGGAAGGGGTAATTTTCCCACGCTGGAGGTAAAACCAAAAGATATTGTTCATGTTGTGAAAGTCCAACTCATAAAGCAGGGCATTATTGTTAAAGATACCAGATTGAACGGCTCCACAGCAAGTTACATACTCGCAAGCCACAATGGAATCAGCTATAAAGATCTGGACATTATTTTTGGTGTTGATCTACCAAGTGATGAAGAATTTCATGTTGTTAAGGATGCAGTTCTAGGTTGTCTTCTTGACTTCTTACCAAAaggtgttaaaaaagaaaagattaccCCAAAAACCATGAAAGAAGCATATGTGCAGAAAATGGTTAAAATTTGCAATAACCAGGATCGTTGGAGTCTCATCTCTCTTTCAAATAACACTGGAAAGAATGTAGAACTAAAATTTGTGAATTCTCTCAGGCGACAATTTGAATTTAGTGTAGATTCTTTCCAAATTCTTTTGGATTCCATGTTAGATTTTTATAGTGTCCCAAATGCTAAGCTAACCAAAGAATCCTGCCCTGTTGTGGTGGCTGAGAGTATGTATGGGGACTTCCAAGAAGCAATGATACATTTGAAATACAAGCTTATATCTACCAGGAAGCCTGAAGAGATAAGAGGTGGTGGCCTTTTGAAATACAGCAATTTGTTGGTTCGTGACTTCAAACCAGCttgtaaaacagaaattaagactCTGGAACGTTATATGTGTTCTAGATTTTTCATTGACTTTCCTGATGTAGCAGAACAGCAAAAGAAAATTGAATCATACCTCCGCAACCATTTCATaggtgaagaaaaaaacaagtatGACTACCTTATGACCTTGCATGGAGTTGTGAACCAAAGTACTGTCTGCCTCATGggttatgaaagaaggcagactCTTAACATGATCACCCTTTTGGCTTTGAAAGTACTTGGAGAACAGAATATTTTACCCAGTACAGACAACGTAACTTGCTTCTATCAACCTGCTCCATACCTAGTTCTTGAGAGAGGATACCCCAGTTATTATGTAGCATCTGGGCCGCCATTTGTTTATTACCAGCCATGTCCTCCATTGCGGTTTCCTATGCAAAATGGTATGATGTGA